One window of the Zea mays cultivar B73 chromosome 3, Zm-B73-REFERENCE-NAM-5.0, whole genome shotgun sequence genome contains the following:
- the LOC103649935 gene encoding secologanin synthase isoform X1 — MATSVPEGLLGEPSSPWKVQQLLPLCAVLAVVVAWCAARAAEWAWLKPRRLERALRAQGIRGTAYRPLAGDAPLSDRLAREARSRPPLPPGCHAIVPRAMPLVHHAMNEHGQISGRLSRSIGH, encoded by the exons ATGGCGACGagcgtgccagagggattgctcgGCGAGCCTTCTTCACCGTGGAAGGTGCAGCAACTGCTGCCGCTGTGCGCGGTCCTTGCCGTCGTCGTCGCGTGGTGTGCCGCGCGCGCGGCGGAGTGGGCGTGGCTGAAGCCGCGGCGCCTGGAACGGGCGCTGCGGGCGCAGGGTATCCGTGGCACGGCGTACCGCCCGCTGGCCGGCGACGCGCCGCTGTCCGATCGACTCGCCCGCGAGGCCAGGTCCAGGCCGCCCCTACCGCCGGGCTGCCACGCCATCGTGCCCAGAGCCATGCCGCTCGTCCACCACGCCATGAACGAGCACG GTCAAATAAGCGGGCGTCTATCACGAAGTATCGGTCATTGA
- the LOC103649935 gene encoding secologanin synthase isoform X2: MATSVPEGLLGEPSSPWKVQQLLPLCAVLAVVVAWCAARAAEWAWLKPRRLERALRAQGIRGTAYRPLAGDAPLSDRLAREARSRPPLPPGCHAIVPRAMPLVHHAMNEHGVWN; the protein is encoded by the exons ATGGCGACGagcgtgccagagggattgctcgGCGAGCCTTCTTCACCGTGGAAGGTGCAGCAACTGCTGCCGCTGTGCGCGGTCCTTGCCGTCGTCGTCGCGTGGTGTGCCGCGCGCGCGGCGGAGTGGGCGTGGCTGAAGCCGCGGCGCCTGGAACGGGCGCTGCGGGCGCAGGGTATCCGTGGCACGGCGTACCGCCCGCTGGCCGGCGACGCGCCGCTGTCCGATCGACTCGCCCGCGAGGCCAGGTCCAGGCCGCCCCTACCGCCGGGCTGCCACGCCATCGTGCCCAGAGCCATGCCGCTCGTCCACCACGCCATGAACGAGCACG gagtatggaactga